The Coffea eugenioides isolate CCC68of unplaced genomic scaffold, Ceug_1.0 ScVebR1_75;HRSCAF=381, whole genome shotgun sequence genomic sequence GTAGGGCACGAGACTGAAGACTGCAATGACCTGAAGCGGGAAATCGAAAATTTGATCCGGCAGGGATACCTGAAGCAATTCGTCCGCAAGGATGGAGGCTTCAACCGAAGCGTCTCCCACCGGGAGAACCGAGGCCCCCGCCGAGACGACCGACGGGACACGAACATGCATTGCCGAGGTCCCGAAAACCGTAGGGAGGACAAGCAGCCACCACGCGATGGCTCACCGGGCTACGGCCCCAACATCGCAGGGGTGATCAACACCATCGCGGGAGGACCAACGGGAGGAGACAGCCAGAACTCCCGGAAGCGGACCTACCGCCAGGCCGAGATGGAGGTGGCCGAGCCGAGCTCTCGGCTGTCCGAGGTCATCACCTACGGTCCCGCTGACCCCGTTCCTGCGGCCTCCAGCAATCATGAagctcttgtgattgaagtccTCACCAACAACTACGTAGTCAAAAAGGTCTACGTAGACCCCGGAAGCTCGGTAGACGTCTTGTACTACCGGACTTTcgaaagtttgaaactgaccaGGGAGCAACTCACTCCTGTCAGGACTCCCCTCGTGGGATTCGGGGGACACGTCGTCCACCCGGAAGGCATGTTGACCCTGGTGGTAACAATCGGGCGTCATCCACGCTGCCGAACTGTGCCTGTCAGTTTTGCGGTGGTCAAAGCAGACTCCCCCTACAATATGCTGATAGGCCGGCCCACGCTCAATGCCTTGAGAGCCGTATACTCCACCTACCACCTGAGCTTTAAATTCCCAACATCTGCGGGGGTGGCCGAGGTAAGCAGCGATGTGGGCGCCGCCCGGGAGTGCTACCTCGCCACCATTCAAGCAGCAGTCACCCACCGGCCCTCACCGAGGTCAGAAGAAAAGAGGCCAGCGGTCCTCTCCATAGACCGCATCGACCCTCAGAAGGCAGAAGAGCCCAACAGGCTGGAGCCCGGGGATGAGGTGGAACTGGTGGTAGTGGATGAAGCGAAACCTGACCAAGTGGTCCAAGTAGGGGCTGGACTACCCTCACccctgaaagaagaaatgatctCCCTGATCAAAGACCACCGAGACGTCTTCGCGTGGTCCGCGGATGAAGTGGTCGGAGTGCCACCCGAACTCATGACCCACCAACTCAACGTTGACCCACAGGCCCGACCTGTGCGACAGAAACGAAGGCACTTCGGCCCCGAACGTAGTCAGGCCATATCGGATGAGGTCGACAAGCTCTTGCCGGCCAAGATGATCCACGAAGTCCAATATCCCACCTGGCTGTCCAATCCAGTCATGGTCAAAAAGGACACCGGTGGATGGAGAATGTGTGTCGACTTCACCGACCTCAACAACAAAGATTGCTATCCTCTGCCGAGAATAGACGCCCTCGTCGACGCGGCGATGGGGTATGAAATCCTCTGCTTCCTAGATGCCTTCAAAGGGTACCATCAAATAGGAATGAGTGAGGAGGACCAAGAGAAAACGGCGTTCTACACCGACCGAGGTACTTATTGTTACACCACCATGCCCTTCGGGCTAAAGAACGCCGGGGCAACCTACCAAAGGCTGATCAACCGACTCTTCCAGAATCAGATCGGCCGCAATGTGGAGGCCTATGTGGATGACATCCTCGTTAAAAGCCTCGCCACTTCATCCTTTCTGTCAGACGTGAGGGAAGTCTTTGGTGTCCTGCGAGACTCGAGAATGAAGCTGAATCCCAAGAAGTGCGTCTTCGGCGTCACCTCGGGAAAATTCTTGGGGTATCTGGTTTCCCACCGGGGAATCGAGGCCAACCCCGACAAGGTGAAGGCCATTCAGGACATGTCCCCACCTCGGAACATCCGAGAAGTCCAACGGCTGAATGGACGCCTGGCCGCGCTGAATCGCTTCCTGTCCCAATCAGCCGAGAAAGCTCTGCCTTTCTTTAAGGTGCTGAAAAATGCTGACCAGTTCGCCTGGACTGAGGAGTGTCAGGCTGCTTTCGACCAGCTGAAGCAGTACTTGCATCACCTACCAACTCTCGCTTCACCTCGGCCCGAGGAGAagctctacctctacctctccGCAGCCGACGAGGCTGTCAGCGCTGTGCTCATCCGAGATGAGGGCACCCAAGTGCCGGTCTACTACGTCAGCCGAGCCCTCCGCGGGCCGGAGACCCGATACACGCAAGTGGAAAAACTTGTGCTGGGGCTCGTCCACGCAGCTCGGCGGTTGAAACCCTACTTCTTAGCCCATCCCATCTCGGTCAGGACCGACCAGCCCATTCGGCAAATATTGGTGCGACCCGAAGCTTCTGGTCGCCTCACCAAGTGGGCTGTCGAATTGGGAGAATATGACTTGTCCTACGAGCCACGCACCGCCATAAAAGCTCAAGCTTTAGCTGACTTCCTTGCTGAGCTCACCTTCACGGAAGGTCCGGAGTCCACTTCAGCCTTACCCGAGGTGTCCACCTCATCCCTGTGGACATTGTATGTCGATGGATCCTCTAATGGAGACGGCTGCGGAGCCGGACTGCTCCTGGAAGGACCTCAGGGGGAGGTTTGCTCTTACGCCCTCCGCTTTGACTTCCCGGCCACCAACAATGAAGCCGAGTACGAGGCTCTAATCGCTGGACTCCAGCTAGCCCGCAAGCTCGGCGCCCAGCAAATCCATGTCCGCAGTGACTCCCAGCTCGTGGTACGCCAAGTTATTGGTGAGTACGAGGCCAAGGATGAGACCATGCAACGGTACCTctccaaagttcaccaactcACCTCGTACTTCAAGTCATTCGAAATCCAAAGGATCCCTCGGTCCCAGAATAAGCGAGCCGACGCCTTATCCCGGCTGGCTTCCACTTCATTCTCTGACCTCAACAAAACCGTCTTGGTGGAGGTCCTGAGTGAACCAGGGTACGTGGAAGAGGTGGCCTGCCCCGTGCACTCTGAAGAAACTTGGATGACCCCGTTCATCCTTTTCTTGGGTCAAGGAGTCCTTCCCGAAGACCGAGCTGAAGCAAGGAAGATACAACGCAAAGCCGCTCGGTATGCACTCCGCGATGGAGAACTATATAAGCGCTCCTACCTCGGCCCATGGTTGAGGTGTGTCACCCCCGAGGCAGGACGCGAGGTCCCCCACGAGATCCACGAGGGCCTATGTGGGGCTCACATCGGCCACAGGATGCTAGCTAAGAAAGCTATGCTCCTGGGATATTTCTGGCCATCACTTCGGCAAGACTCCCAGGACCTCGTTCTCGGCTGCCCTTCCTGCCAAGTCCACGCACCCGAGCACCACCAGCCTTCAAACTTCATGGTCCCCATCACTTCACCCTGGCCGTTTGAGCAATGGGGGACAGACATCATAGGTCCCTTCCCCAAAGCCGTCGGGGGTTATACATTCTTAGTAACCGCTGTGGAttacttcaccaagtgggtCGAGGCCGAGCCACTTCGGACCATCTCAGGGCTGgccattcaaaaattcttttggaagTGCATTATCTGCCGCTTCGGCATACCTCGGGTCATCATCTCGGACAATGGGAGACAGTTTGCCGAGAACCCGTTCAAGACTTGGTGCGAGAACCTCGGCATCAAACAACACTTCACTTCGGTAGGCCACCCCCAGGCCAATGGTCAAGCAGAAAACTTCAACCGGACTCTTCTACATGGTCTCAGGACCCGACTACACCGAGTTGGGTCATCTTGGGTGGAGGAACTCCCCAGTGTCCTGTGGTCGTATCGGACCACGCCGAGGTCAGCGACGCGAGAGACCCCATTCTCCCTGACCTACGGCGCCGAGGCGGTCATCCCGGCTGAGATCCTTACCCCCAGCCCTCGGCTGGCAGCCTATGCCGCCGAGGTGAACGACGAAGAGAGGCAGCTGGACCTCGACCTCGTCGAAGAACGAAGGAATCTCGCCTCAGCCCGGATAGCTTCTTACAAGAACACACTGGCACACTACTACAATGCCCGCGTGAGACATCGTAGATTCCAACCTGGAGACTTGGTTCTTAGAAAAAACTCAGTCAGCCGAGCTGAACCGCAAGGGAAATTATGCCCGAAATGGGAAGGCCCTTACCGAGTTGTGGAATCTGACGCTAAGGGGTATTGTAAACTGAGTTACCGAGATGGCTCATTAGTGCCGAGGTCTTGGCACGCCGAGAACCTCAGATTGTATTACGCCTGAGTTTTTAATCAAGTAATGACTTCAGTTATTATGTTATTCTTCAATATCGTTGTTACGCtattaaaaaataagggggACAAGCAAGGGATGAAGtcaaagcaagaaattaaagcaCTGAGACGAGAAGAAATATGCTTTCATTCAATAAGAAAGAGCGTTACAAAAGTACAAGGCCGAGGTCCGAATGCTACTAAGCACTCtccacctcggccaccccctTAAAGCCGCGAGCCTAGACCCCCGTCTCGGCTCCATCCCCGGTCTTGGCTCCCTCCTGGGCATCCTTCTCTTCGGCCTCCTTGGGGTGAACTTTATCTCCATGCTCTTTGCCGACGTCCCCTCCGGCTTCGTCTCCCTCAGCGTTCTCTCCTCCAGCTTCTTCCACTTCCACGTCCTCGAACACTTCGTCGAGTTCGGACAGCCACTTGTTGAACTCGACCTGGACTTCGGCCAAATTCCTTCCTGCCTGAATGCCTTCGGCCATCCGATCGCATAACTCCTTGGAGTCCTCATTGTAGCTGGTATGGTTTTTTAAGGACTCCAAGGCCTCGGAGGAGAGGTGAGCTGCGGCCTCGTCAACGGCCGATGTGAAGCCAAACATGAAGTTAGGCGTAAGTAGTTGGCCGAGGTCCTTGATGAAGGCCTCGGACTTCCGAAAAGCGTCTACGGCCGAGGCTCCGGTACCCTCGAGAGCTTGCTCGTGGGACGCCTTCACCTCGTCCCCCCTCTTCTGCTCCTCTTCGAGGGCCGATCGGAGACTGTTGATAGTAGCCGCGGCCTCCTCATCCTTCACCTCGGCCTCCTTAAGCCGCCTTTCAAGCTCGGCCTTCTCAGACTCGGACACCAACAGTTTTTTCTCCAACTTGGAGATTTGATTCTGCAACTTGCCGGTGTCCTGTTCCTCGACCAGAGCACAGTAGCGGTGTGCCATCTCGGCCACAAAGGCCGAGGTGGAAGCTGTGGACACCATGAGACTTTGAACCATCTCGGCCGGGCTCAGCTTCTTCATGAACTCCAAGTCCCTCGGCAAGGGGGAGTGCATCACTAGTTCTTGGGCAACCCGAGGATGCTGGCACCTGTCGTTGACCGAAATTTTCCAGTCCGGACACCAATGCCCGCCGGGGTGCGTCTTATCGCCTCCGGGAAACACTGGGGGGCTATGGAAACGATTCCATAGCGAGGTCCCCGACACCGGATtaactggaggcttcagctgCTTGCCTCGGCCAGAAGGAGATGTGACTGTTGTAACAACTCCAAGGGGAACTCCCTCTGGCACAGACGAGGTGGACCCAGTAGTCGCCGTGGCCGAGCTGCTCTGGCCAACCTTGGTGGGAGTGCCTTTAGACGCCGAAGTCTTAGCGGCTGGTCCTTGtgacttcttcttctttggcgGAGGTGCCGATGTCTCGTCAGTGCTCTTCCTCTTCTGCCTCTTGGCCACTTCGGACGAGCCAGAGACGACGAGGTCGGACAGT encodes the following:
- the LOC113758836 gene encoding uncharacterized protein LOC113758836, with protein sequence MHCRGPENRREDKQPPRDGSPGYGPNIAGVINTIAGGPTGGDSQNSRKRTYRQAEMEVAEPSSRLSEVITYGPADPVPAASSNHEALVIEVLTNNYVVKKVYVDPGSSVDVLYYRTFESLKLTREQLTPVRTPLVGFGGHVVHPEGMLTLVVTIGRHPRCRTVPVSFAVVKADSPYNMLIGRPTLNALRAVYSTYHLSFKFPTSAGVAEVSSDVGAARECYLATIQAAVTHRPSPRSEEKRPAVLSIDRIDPQKAEEPNRLEPGDEVELVVVDEAKPDQVVQVGAGLPSPLKEEMISLIKDHRDVFAWSADEVVGVPPELMTHQLNVDPQARPVRQKRRHFGPERSQAISDEVDKLLPAKMIHEVQYPTWLSNPVMVKKDTGGWRMCVDFTDLNNKDCYPLPRIDALVDAAMGYEILCFLDAFKGYHQIGMSEEDQEKTAFYTDRGTYCYTTMPFGLKNAGATYQRLINRLFQNQIGRNVEAYVDDILVKSLATSSFLSDVREVFGVLRDSRMKLNPKKCVFGVTSGKFLGYLVSHRGIEANPDKVKAIQDMSPPRNIREVQRLNGRLAALNRFLSQSAEKALPFFKVLKNADQFAWTEECQAAFDQLKQYLHHLPTLASPRPEEKLYLYLSAADEAVSAVLIRDEGTQVPVYYVSRALRGPETRYTQVEKLVLGLVHAARRLKPYFLAHPISVRTDQPIRQILVRPEASGRLTKWAVELGEYDLSYEPRTAIKAQALADFLAELTFTEGPESTSALPEVSTSSLWTLYVDGSSNGDGCGAGLLLEGPQGEVCSYALRFDFPATNNEAEYEALIAGLQLARKLGAQQIHVRSDSQLVVRQVIGEYEAKDETMQRYLSKVHQLTSYFKSFEIQRIPRSQNKRADALSRLASTSFSDLNKTVLVEVLSEPGYVEEVACPVHSEETWMTPFILFLGQGVLPEDRAEARKIQRKAARYALRDGELYKRSYLGPWLRCVTPEAGREVPHEIHEGLCGAHIGHRMLAKKAMLLGYFWPSLRQDSQDLVLGCPSCQVHAPEHHQPSNFMVPITSPWPFEQWGTDIIGPFPKAVGGYTFLVTAVDYFTKWVEAEPLRTISGLAIQKFFWKCIICRFGIPRVIISDNGRQFAENPFKTWCENLGIKQHFTSVGHPQANGQAENFNRTLLHGLRTRLHRVGSSWVEELPSVLWSYRTTPRSATRETPFSLTYGAEAVIPAEILTPSPRLAAYAAEVNDEERQLDLDLVEERRNLASARIASYKNTLAHYYNARVRHRRFQPGDLVLRKNSVSRAEPQGKLCPKWEGPYRVVESDAKGYCKLSYRDGSLVPRSWHAENLRLYYA